In a genomic window of Aggregatimonas sangjinii:
- a CDS encoding DUF4199 domain-containing protein, translated as MKLHPLPIRFGIATAGSLIAYFLILSLLGLHTNPLFSIFNGVITGFGIYESIKYFKIEQGSNFGYGMGFSAGVVTGFVATLIFTIFFALYSTELNTAFLQELSPTWYDRYASFQAIVFFTVAIMGFATSLVLTLAFMQLFKSSNNQRKKSV; from the coding sequence ATGAAATTACACCCATTACCCATACGGTTTGGTATTGCTACTGCAGGATCTTTGATCGCTTACTTTTTGATACTATCGTTGTTGGGTCTTCATACCAACCCGCTCTTCAGTATATTCAATGGCGTAATTACCGGATTCGGAATCTACGAATCGATCAAATATTTTAAAATCGAGCAGGGTTCCAATTTTGGTTACGGTATGGGGTTTTCAGCGGGTGTCGTTACCGGTTTTGTCGCAACCTTGATTTTTACGATTTTTTTCGCGCTGTATTCAACTGAATTGAATACTGCCTTTCTACAGGAATTGTCACCGACTTGGTACGATAGATATGCTTCTTTTCAAGCGATTGTGTTTTTTACGGTAGCGATTATGGGATTCGCTACAAGCTTGGTGCTTACCTTGGCTTTTATGCAACTTTTCAAAAGCTCGAACAACCAAAGGAAAAAAAGCGTCTAA
- a CDS encoding head GIN domain-containing protein → MKNQFYSGIIVLLMAFTIQETTAQSKNISVDTFNKVIVSPHIEVTLVEGDEESVTINNAKVSMEKINVEVEGKTLRLYLDGARVITKSEKINNDNWKGSRAIYDGTQVTATVTYKKLDRLSVRGEEIVRVSSAMDQEDLKLTIYGESKVYFDDLTTKELTVAIYGESYLELTAGSVGRQVYRAYGESEVNASEIENESTKITAYGESNFRVNVSDRLKVTCYGETQINYVGSPEVDKGIVIGEAEIRKIG, encoded by the coding sequence ATGAAAAATCAATTCTACTCGGGCATCATCGTATTGTTAATGGCATTTACCATACAGGAAACTACGGCCCAATCTAAAAACATTTCGGTCGATACTTTTAACAAGGTAATCGTTAGTCCACATATTGAGGTTACGCTTGTAGAGGGGGACGAAGAATCGGTGACGATCAACAATGCCAAGGTCTCCATGGAGAAAATCAACGTAGAGGTCGAGGGTAAGACATTGCGTTTGTATTTAGACGGGGCGCGGGTTATCACGAAATCGGAAAAGATAAACAATGATAACTGGAAGGGTAGTCGCGCTATTTATGACGGTACACAGGTAACTGCTACTGTCACGTACAAAAAGCTAGATCGGTTGTCGGTTAGAGGCGAGGAAATCGTGCGCGTGAGCAGTGCAATGGATCAGGAAGACCTAAAACTAACTATTTATGGAGAGTCTAAAGTCTATTTTGATGACTTGACTACCAAAGAGCTTACCGTGGCGATTTACGGGGAAAGCTATTTGGAATTGACTGCTGGTTCGGTAGGGCGTCAGGTATATCGCGCCTATGGAGAAAGCGAGGTAAATGCTTCAGAAATCGAGAACGAATCTACGAAGATTACGGCCTACGGGGAAAGTAACTTTAGGGTAAACGTTTCCGATAGGCTTAAGGTTACATGTTACGGCGAGACCCAAATCAATTATGTGGGCAGTCCGGAAGTCGACAAGGGTATTGTCATCGGAGAGGCCGAGATTCGAAAGATAGGGTGA
- a CDS encoding DMT family transporter, with protein sequence MNDFQKKWFYLILLALVWGSSFILIKKALIGLSPIQLGGLRIVIASLTLFILGFKSLSTISPRDWKWVVIGGLTSSFFPPFLFALAQTELDSGVTAIFNSTVPLLTGLVGIAMFGAMFAKEQLLGVFIGLFGTVALIVSGMELVPDQNYWYAGFILLSALGYAFNINIIKSKLPHLSALAVTTGSFAVAFVPALVLVIYSGFFNEIAHDVPMQDALWYLAALAILGTALANMYFNKLIHVSSPVFAASVTYLIPLVAILWGVWDGEAINVYQLLGGLIILFGVWLVNKKKR encoded by the coding sequence TTGAACGATTTTCAAAAAAAGTGGTTTTATTTAATACTGCTTGCCCTGGTTTGGGGCTCTTCCTTTATCCTTATAAAAAAAGCCCTCATCGGACTTTCACCCATACAGCTGGGCGGCCTTCGTATTGTAATCGCTTCGTTGACCTTGTTTATCTTAGGATTCAAGAGCCTGTCTACAATAAGCCCGCGAGATTGGAAATGGGTGGTGATCGGTGGCCTGACCAGTTCATTCTTTCCACCTTTTTTGTTTGCCTTGGCCCAGACTGAATTGGATAGTGGTGTTACCGCCATTTTTAATTCCACAGTGCCCTTGTTGACGGGCTTGGTAGGTATCGCTATGTTCGGGGCCATGTTCGCTAAAGAACAGCTATTGGGCGTTTTTATCGGCCTGTTCGGTACCGTGGCCCTTATCGTTTCAGGTATGGAGCTGGTGCCCGATCAGAACTACTGGTATGCCGGTTTTATTTTATTATCCGCATTAGGGTACGCCTTTAATATTAACATTATCAAGAGCAAGCTACCCCATTTAAGTGCCCTCGCCGTGACTACGGGTAGCTTCGCCGTTGCCTTTGTGCCAGCTCTTGTATTGGTTATATATTCCGGATTCTTCAATGAGATAGCCCACGACGTGCCGATGCAGGATGCACTTTGGTACTTAGCTGCTCTTGCTATCTTGGGAACCGCTTTGGCCAATATGTACTTCAATAAATTGATACATGTGTCCAGTCCCGTTTTCGCCGCATCGGTTACTTACTTGATACCTTTGGTGGCCATTTTGTGGGGTGTTTGGGATGGGGAAGCGATAAACGTGTACCAATTATTGGGCGGTTTGATTATTCTTTTCGGAGTATGGTTGGTGAATAAAAAGAAACGATAA